The nucleotide sequence CACCATATCCAATAATAATTGCTCCGACCATTCCGACTAACCATATGCCAAATGGTTGTTCCATTAACTTAGCGGAAATGGTTTCCTCCGAATTTCCACTACCAGCGGAACCAGTGTTACTAGCTAATTTTATTGCACCAAATGCTAAATTCGAATAAATGAATCCACTGATGAAATAACCAGTCCTTTTTGCCAGCCCTTTAGCATCAGTTCCTTCATTTTCCGGATCCTTAATTGCTTTGATAAAATCCCACAAAATGTAACCGATTAAGCCAATTCCGATGATCCATAATGCAACTTCACCAAATGGCATTTCAGCGATTGATTGGAGAGCACCTGATGCACCGGTCGTGTCACCGCTTGGGCCGAATGCGGCTAAAGCTGCGAGTATCCCAATCATTCCGTACACAATTCCCTTGGCAACATAACCGAAACGACCAAACCGGCGCACCCATGGTTTCACTTCTCTCATTTTATCTTTAATTTCTACACTTGTCGGTGAATTCATATAATGTACACTTCCTCTACAGGTCTCTTATTGAAACAAGTTCCCTGTTTACCTAAAAAAGAAACAACTATAAGCATCAACCTGTTGACAAAGTCCAGAAAAATAGAAATTCCCATAATGTGTCCTCCGTAAATTGCACTTAAATGTTATTATTTGTTTTTTTCGTTTCAAATATTTGTTAGATAAAAATACTTTAAGAAGTGAATGATAAGAAGTGTGAACTTTGAAATTTGTATTTTTCACCATTTTTTGTAAATGATAAGAGAAAATATCTGAGGGGGCTGAATTCATATGGTAGAACACTTGCCTAAAATAACATCTGCTGAGATATCTATGTTGTGGAGTGCTTATATAAGTGACACCATGTCAATTTGCATCCTCAAACATTTTTTGCATACATGCGAAGATCAGGACGTCAAGCCTATACTTGAACTTGCCCTTAGCTACTCTAAGGACCATGAGGGAAAAATATCGGATTTATTTGAAAAAGAGGGAATTCCTCTGCCTGAAGGTTTTGGAGATCAGGATGTAAACTTGAAAGCAAAAAAGCTTTTTTCAGATGTAACATACATGCGTTACCTACACCACATGGCGAGAACAGGGTTGAATTCTTTCAGCCTTGCTAAGTCAATTTCCGCTCGGAAAGATATCCGGTCATTATTCAAGGAGTTCTTACATCAAGCAGAAGAGTTGTACGACCGAAATACAGAAATGATGCAGGAGAAAGGGGTTTTCATCCGCTCCCCTTACATTGATTATCCGGAAAAGGTAGAATATGTTACAGATAGGAAATTCCTTGGAGGCCTTATTGGTCACCGCAGACCGCTCCTTGCGTTAGAAATTGCTCATTTAGGGATTAATATTGAAGTAGCAAATGTGGCCAAGACTCTCCTTTTAGGATTTAGCCAGGTTGCCCAGTCCCAAAAGCTTAGTGACTACTTTAAAACTGGGTATGAATTAGGAAAAGATTTAGTTGAAGATTTAATGATCAAACTAAAAGAAGATGATAATTCCTATCCCTCCACATGGGATTCTACAATCACCAAAAGCACGGAAGCCCCATTTTCGGATAAATTAATGTTATTTCATACGAATGCACAAAGTGCCATCGGATTAGGAGACTTTGGTCTTGCAATTTCGGCATCACTCCGGAAAGATTTGACCGTTCTTTATGAAGGGTATATTCTCCGGTTAGGCTCATTTACAGAAGATGGAGCGACACTCTTGATTGAACATGGCTGGTTTGAAAAACCTCCCCAATCAATTGATAGAGAAAAAATCAGAAACCAAAGGTAATAGTGGGGCAGCTGCAGTAGCTTCAATAACACTTCCGAAAGACTTTCAATACAAAGCCTTTTGTTCATCTAATAAGAAACAGATCGAATAGTATTGTTTCAAATGGGTGCTTTTATAAAAAGAAAAGTGCATTGATGAGAGAACGATCAATGCACCTGGGAGGTAGGGAGCTACACAAATGATAAGTTTTTTTTGTTCGTTACTTATAACGACAAATGATGTCTATTTCTTTTTCTGGCGATAGAGATCAAAGGTTTTATACCCTTGTGATAAGATATCGACCATTATTGATTGGCGATTATCACGTGTTTTTTGTTGTTTAGCAGAAAAAATATAACGAGCCCAATCTTTTTGATAACCTGGTGTTAGTTCCTTATAAAATCTTAGCTCGTCGGGATGATCCGATAGCAGCTTTTCAATATCTTTTACTTTATCCTCATAATCTGCTACACACTGACTTGCTGCGGCACTCTTCTTTGCTTTCTTTTTTTCACGCTTTAATCCAATTACAGTAAATACCTCATCCATGCTCAACATTCGCGAAAATTTGATATCGCTGTCTTCCACATACCCGTCTTCGCCAACTTTCATTGCAGGAAAGATTTCATCCCTGTGAATGAAAGTTTCATACACCTTATTTCCTTTCTTGGGATATGCAAAAAATAAGTACCCTTTTTCTTGTAATTTTTGCTTATTGATGATGGTTTGAGTGTACTCAGCCATTTGCTCAAGAGTTTCTACAAAGATGAAAATCGCATCATGGTTTTCAGACAATACGGTTTTATAGCCATTAAACAAATCATAACCATTTGGTTGATTAAGTACGGCCAGATTTTCATACTTCTCGAGATTTAGTTTATTTATAATTGACATATTCATCTACCTCTTTAAAAAGAATCTACCTCACTAATCATACAAGGTTCATCTTGAAGAATCCAATATATTTATGATTATTCCCATCCTCTTCAGGTGACGGAATTGTAGGCTGATCATTTGTTGAATATGCTATACTTTAGATACTTAGAGCAAACTGATTATTCAGTCTTGCTCTTTTTTTCATGGGAATCGAAAATTCAATGAAACGTTTTACATATCCTGTTTGTCTAACAGTGGAAGAAGGGAGGGGCACTGGTTTGGCAGAGATCAAGAAGGTACGCCGTGCAATTAATGGGAACAAGAAGGCTTTCCAAGAATTGATGGAGGAAGAGAAAGTCAGGCTATATAAAATAGCTTATGTTTATATGAAAAATGAAGCTGATGCGCTGGAGGTTTTTCATGAAACAGTTTATAAGGCGCTGGTGTCTATTGGTAATTTGAAGGAGGAGCGCTACTTCTCTACGTGGATCACGCGGATTCTCATCAATAATGCGGTTGATCTTTTACGAAAAAAGAAAAGGGTCATACCGATGGAACGGAATACGCTGGAAAATAAGGCAGCTCATTATTTCGAGACTGAACGCCATCCGGAACTGCTTGAGGCAGTGATGGAGCTGGATGAAAAGTATAAGGAAGTATTGATTCTGCGATTTTATCGGGATTTGTCAGTGAAGGAAATTGCAGAAATCTTAGATTGTCCTGAAGGTACGCTAAAAACGAAAATCCACCGCGGAGTGGGTTTATTAAGAAATAAGTTAAAGGAGGATTGTGTGAATGAGTAACCAATTCCCGGATTTGAAGAGTGAAATGGATCAAATATCGGTGCCAGTGGAAAAGCTGGATGCGATTATTGCCAAGACGGTTAATGACACGAAAGTGAAAAAGCCTAAAAAACGTGTTATCTTCTATTCCATGAGTGCTGCGGTTGTCGGTTTCGGCTTGTTTGTCGGCTCGGCGATGGTTTCTCCTGCCATGGCGAAGGTCGCATCGAATATTCCTGTCGTTGGTACTTTTTTCAATGATGTAGGAGATGAGGGGCTAAAGATAGCCGGGAAAAAAGGATTAACACAGGTTATCGATCAGACGGCAAAAGATAATGGAATTACGCTGACAATTAATGAAGTTTTTTACGATGGCACCCGTTTGACATTAGGATACACACAGGAATCACTATTGCCTTTGGGTGAGCTCGAGCGTCCTGCGATAAAAGTGGACGGCAAGGAAATCAATTTCAGCTCCGGATATTCCGGTGAATATGTGACACCACAAAGATACAAGGGCGTAGTTGATATTACGCCGACTGAAGAGCTGCCTGAAGAATTCGAAATGAATGTTCGAATTGATGCGGTAGGACTCGTACCAGGCTATTGGTCGTACCAGTTCTCTGTCAGACAATCTAATGATGTGACAGTCATCAGACCTACCGTGATAAAAAAGCTTGAGGGTGCTGAAATCAGTGTGAATTCATTGAAGATTGGACCTGCTGGCACGGATTTGAATGTAAACGTTATTGCCGAAACTGAAATACTGGACCCTTACAGCCTGGATTTTTACCTGATTGACGACAAAGGGAATGTCATAAATCCCCTAAAGGGAAGCGGTTATGGAGACACAGTCGCTGGAAAAGAGCATGCAACCTTGCAAAGGCTTTATGAGCCCCTTGATGAGGGAGTGCGGAGCGTTAAAGTCATCCCTTATGTTTTAACATTTCCACAGGGAGATCTTAAAGAAGAATCTGTTAGTCTCGATGGAATTGAATTGCCTTTTACCATGAGCCAGGGTGAATTTGGGGACTTGATTATAACGGATATCAAGTATTCCGAGAACCGCGCAGTCGTGTACTTTGAAGTGAAAAGTGAGGCTGTAATTGATAATCGGACATCCGTGAATCCTGTTTGGATCGAGGATGAAAATGGAAAAAGGTTAATTGTCGATGAAAAACCATTTGCCGAACGAATCAAGGATAATCGTTTTAAACATGAGTTCGAAACAGGAAAGAAGAAGGGGTTGAAGCTGAAGACTCATCACCAGCCTATGCCGGAAATATTTGAAGGATTTGAGATTGAAATCCCCTAAAACGCATTTTGAGGCCAGTAACAAGAAAAGGACGCATACATTCAGTATGCGTCCTTTTCTTCATTAAATTGGTTAGGAATTGGATCCAGAGTTTTTCTGTGTTGGGGAATTTGAGAAAGCAATTCCAGTTTTATTTATAACTTGCAGCAGTCCATTTATATGTTACTCATGTGATGAAGTTACTACGAAGGTAAAATTGTATTTTAAAATACATGTTCAACCTCAATAAACGGATTAATATATTGTATCGTACCTGGAATTCCTTTGAATGAGGTGAATCATGTATTTCTTGAAATCAATTTCAGATGATGTCCAGCTTGCCCAATTAGAATTTGGTAAACATCACAAAACGAAGAGGCTTATTTTTGGATCCGTGCTCGCCTGTATGGCTGCTGTATTTCAGGCAGCGGGGGGCTATTTACCGGGAATCGGGTATTTGATCAGCCCATTAGCCACTCTGCCCATTTTGATTTGTGCAATGTTTTCCCTTCCGATTGGAGTATTGTCTTATATTCTTACTATTATATTGCTGATTATTGTGGAGCCAAGCGAACTAATCGTGTTTCCTTTTACAACAGGATTATTAGGTCTTGGAATAGGTGTTGGTTTTTCCTTTTTAAGAAAGAGACTAAGCATCATTTCTGTTGGTGCAATTTCCTTATTGATTGGTATCATGATTTTAATATATGTTTTCCGCTTCCCAATTCTTGGTCCGACCTTATCGGGTTCCATTTCATTCCTTACAACTGTGAGTATTTCTTCATTTGCTTTCTTTTATAGCGTGTTATGGGTTGAGATCGGATTATTCTTTTTTAAAAGATTACGGCCCATTGCGACATAGTGAGCCCATAGTAATTCCCATAAAAAAACAAACAAGGGAGGGCTCTCTTGTTTATCTTATATTTTGATTCAATTAGTATTATCGAACGATTTCAAAAACAGTACCCTGGTTGAAATCTGCTACTTTCATCGAGCCGTAAACCCCTAAATATAGCCTGGACTGATCCTGGTTGGTCCCCAAACTAACATAATAGGCAGATTGTGAGCCGAAATTATATTCCGTTTCAATAACACTGAAATCGTTCAGTTTACCATCTGTTCTTAACCTGGTATAAGCTAAAAATCCTCTGCCAGGACCCTGCCTTTTTTCCTTCCTGGCAAGATCGGTAAACACCACGGTTCCCGTTAAATCCGGGATTCCATTCCCGACATATGGCTGAACTCCTGTAAGTGCTGTTCCTCCGAATCTATCAGATCGAGGTTCATCATGAAAATAACTCGTTAAAGGCAGAATACGCCTAACTGAAGATTTTACTGCTTCATTATAAAAGGCAATAGTTTTTTCATCCAGTGTCGAATTTTCCGAGCAGTCCCTTATCATCGAAGTAGGGAAAGCACCTTCCCACCCTCGCCAGCCCAAGTTAATAAACCCATCCTGATTTGGTTCAATTCCCATCGAATAAGCTTGAATAAGCTGCGTAACCGGTATTGGTTTATATTGAATGAATGAAAAAATCGACTCAACCAAATGCTGACCGACATTTCCAGCATACTTGATATACTGGTTATATAACCTTTGAAATGAGATGCCTGGAATATTCCGAACCCCTTTGGCAATGACCGTAAGAGTTTCCTGAATAGGTAAGGGAAGTTCATTAAAACGGGTCACTGCCGGTGGATTATGGATAAATGTATTATTGTTTGTATCAATTTCAATGATTTTTCCGGCAATTTCCATATCATCCTGGCTCAAATTAAATGGATCATAGCCGGATCCACCATCTCCAGTTGTTAAAACAAGTTTTCTGTTTCAGGTGAAAAGTTTAAGCTATTGACTCCATTATGATTGGAAAAGGGTCTTCTTAAGTTAAGCAATGTCCGACGTCTTTGAGGCTGGCCATTCGATTTCAAAATCCATTCTTCAACTGTATCAATATGATCATATTGATTTTCTCTATTCTGCCATTTTAGATTTAAGGTTTTCGGATCACACGGGTCAGGCTTAAAAGAGTCAGCAGGAGCACCCGGCCCCTGTGTTCCAGCTACAGAATAATGAAGGTAAAAAAGACCGTTATAATTAAACCCTGGATGAAATGCAAGTCCTAACAATCCCCGTTCATCATATCCGCCACTAGTTTCACCTAACTTTATGATTCGCGGGCGAATATCAAAAAAAGTCTTAATAACACCGTTTCTTATGTAAAAGATTTCTCCAACCTGAGTTACAATAAATAAACTTTCAATTGAGTCGCCCGGAAGTATAGCAGTTTTCAAAACAGTGGGTAAATTGATTTTGCTGACAATGGGCCGTAAACCAACCTTAACTTTCTTCACCTGATTTTACCCTCCTTGTTTATGGTTTTCTTTTATAAGAATATGATTGGAACTATTTTATAAGTACCACTCCAGGATGAGGGTATATTTGATAATAAATGATGTGTGCAACTGCATCCGTTATTTTAATGGAAAATTCTGCTGATTTTATCCTGATAAAAATTTATACTAGAAAAAGAGAGTTTTAGATAATGAGGAGTTCTGATTATGTACAAAATCATGCTTATTGAAGATGATCCGCAGCTTTGTGGACTTATCAAGGAAAATTTGGAGCGGTATGGGTATAATGTGGCTTTGCCGTCTAATTTTATGAATATAGAAGAAGAGTTTCTGACAATTGATCCAGATCTTGTTTTGTTGGATATTAATCTGCCATATTATGATGGCTATTATTTATGCAGGAGTTTCAGACAGAAATCCACTATACCGATCCTGATGATTTCGGCTAGAAGCCAGGAGATGGACCAGATCATGGCGATCGAACTCGGAGCAGATGATTTCATTACGAAGCCATTTACGTTCGACATGCTACAGTCCAAAGTAAAAGCTACAATCAGACGGGTGTACGGGGAATATGCTTTCAAGGATGAGAAAAACTCCTGTGTAGGTCCATTATGCCTGAAAGAAAAGACATTGAGCCTGGAATACATGGACACCAAAGTCGAGCTTTCTAAGAACGTCTTTAAGCTAATGAAAAAATTGATGGAGAACGCGAATTCATTTATCTCCAGAGAAGAGTTGATTGAAGAAGTTTGGGATTCGGTTACCTTCGTCGATGATAATACACTTACAGTCAATATGACGAGGATTAAACAAACTCTGTCAGAGATGGGACTAAAGGATTTGATCAAAAGCAAAAGAGGAGTAGGATACATGCTGCAGTATCCTGCGGTTGATTGACATGCTTAATGCTTTCTTAAAAGATCGATTGCTGCTTATTTTACTTTACATATTGAATTTGACCTGCATTTTATTGTTTTTCTATCTTAGTGTGCCGGCGGATACTGAGTTTTTTTATCCATTGTCAATCGGACTATTTTTGCTGCTGATTTTTTTACTTATTGATTGGTTGAAATTTTACCCGGCCTACAGAGCAGCTGCTCAGCAGATTAGGGGTCACGACGTCGAGCTGCAGGCCCATACGGAGGAACAGAAGGTTTTTAAGCAATTATTAGAGAAGGCAGTTAGTGAACAATCTCAAAAATATAACAATTTGAAAGAGCAAAATATGGAGAGACTCTACTTTCTGTCCCATTGGATGCACCACTTAAAGACTCCCGTTTCAGTGATCGAGCTGATTATCAATAATGAAGAAAAGTCACAGGTGCTGGAAAAAATCCAAAAGGAAAATAAAAGGATGCATTCTTCGATTGAACAAGGGCTTACGATGATTCGTATGGATAGCTTTGAAAATGACTTTGAACTCAAGTCTGTAGACGTACTCGCTACTTTACGGAAGCTTATTAATGGGAGGAAGAGGGAGTGGATATATAATTCTATTTTTCCCACAATCGATTTTGAGGAGGAGAATGCACTAATCATCACGGATCCGAAATGGAATGAGATATTAATCGAGCAAATTATTTCCAACGCTATCAAATATTCAAGTGTGAAGGAAGGAAGCAAGAAGCTAGTTTTTAAGGTTGAAAGGGTTGGCGAACATATCCACCTATCAGTCATAGACGAGGGGGTAGGCATTCCCGAATATGATCTTGAGCGAGTTTTCCAGCCATTTTTCACAGGGGAAAACGGAAGAAGGCATTCAGACTCAACCGGTATAGGGCTTTATCTCAGCAAAAGAATCGCTGATCAAATAGGGGCATCAATTGAGATCAAATCTTGGATAGATAAAGGAACAACTGTCAAAATCAAATGGTTAGCTGGAAAAAAGCCATGATCCTTTTCTGATACCTTACAAAAGTGTAAGGTATTTTTTGGCTTTGTCGATGGCTGATTTGATTAGAGTGACTTAATATGAAGTTATAAAAGATTAGGTGTACGAGGAGCCGCTTGAGACAAAATATCGGGAAATAGTCGTGAGAATGTCTGAACCTGGGCCTACTTCGGACGAAAACCAAAGGGAGGAAAAAGAATGGCTATTTTGGAAGCTAATAATATCGTGAAAGTATATGGTAGTTCGAGCGGAGAAGGTTCGACAACAGCACTTGACGGAGTCAGTCTTTCTGTGAAAGAATGGGAGTTCGTCGCCATCATGGGACCATCGGGCAGTGGGAAAACCACGTTGCTGAATATTCTTAGTGGTATTGACCAGCCTACTTCTGGTGGAGTGTCGATCGCTGGTCAGGAAATAAGCGAGATGGCAGGAGATGAGCTTGCACTGTTCCGCCGTAAACAGTTCGGTTTTGTATTTCAGGAATTCAATCTTTTAGACAGCTTGACAGTAAAAGAAAATATAATGCTGCCAATGGTACTAGAAAAGAAACGGGTTACCGAAATGGAAAAGAAAGTCCAAGATCTGGCTAAGCTTTTTGACATAGAAATCATCCTGGGAAAATACCCCTACCATATATCTGGCGGCCAACAGCAGCGAACTGCGGTCAGCCGGGCACTCGTAAATGACCCTGGAATCATTTTTGCCGATGAGCCGACGGGAAATCTTGATTCTAAATCCTCTGCGGTCATTATGGAATGCTTTGAAAAAATCGTTGAAGAGCTTGCGACAACGGTCTTGCTTGTTACGCATGATGTTTTTGCAGCCAGCTATTGTCATAAAGTTGTTTTTATTAAAGACGGAAAGATACATTCTAGCATTGTTAAAAAAGGGACCAAGAAGGAGTTCCTGGACCGAATCATGGATCATCTCGCTGTCTTGGGTGGAAGAACCTATGACATTTAATCAAGTAGTCTGGAAGATGGCGAAGGTTGATTACAAGAAATATATCTTTTATTATCTCTGCAACAGTTTTGCCGTGATGTTCTTCTTTATGTTCTCAACTGTTTATTTTAACAGCAGGGTCGAGCAAGGGAAGAAACTGGAGAGTCTTCAGGATGCGCTATCCATTCCGGGAGCTGCACTGATTATATTTACGGTTTTCTTCATCAGCTATGCCCACAATATTTTTATGAAAAAGAGAAGAAGCGAGTTTGGCCTTTTCTTGACCTTGGGCATGGCTAGGCGGGATCTTATCAAATTGCTTGTCCTGGAAAATGGAGTGATCGCCACCCTATCCATTCTTTCTGGCCTTCTGGCTGGCGCGGTATTCTCGAGACTGTTTTTCATGCTGTTAATGAACCTTATTGACATAAAGGAAGTTTCATTCCATTTTTCTGCAAAAATGTTTTTTTACACAATCGGTGCTTTCTTGGCCGTTTTTTTGCTGGCTGTCGGAAAATCGCTGTTCCAGACACTTAGAAGCACTGTGGTCCTTAGCATGAAAAGCAACAGGTTTGCAGAAACGCTTAAAATGAAAAGTCCTCTTTTGGGTGCATTAGGGCTACTGGTGATGGTCGGATCACTCTTTATTCTTTATTTTACCTATGAGGATTCTTCTGGCGCATTCCTTCCGCTTTGGACACTGGCTATGTTTCTGGGCCTTTATATTTCCCTTAACCAATCTGCCAGTTTTCTAATCCATCTAACTAAAAAATTACCAGGATTTTATTATCGCAGATTGCTTTTCCTGAGCAGCCTGGACTATAAGTTTAAACAGATGACTTCCATAGTCATGCTTGTGACGGTAATGATCATGATTACAATCTTTTACAGCACACTATTATTGACATTTTACAAGGCTTCAGAAAAAGACGCAGTAAACAATAATCCGTATGATGTCGCTTTTTATCAGACTGATACGAAAAATACCATTAGCCTTCAAGAGCTAAATGATGTACTTGATGTAAAGGAACAAATTACTATTCCAATTTTAAATTATTATGAAAAACTTGAATATGTCGATGGCTATCAATCTTATGATTTTATGTCACTAGAAGATTTCAACACATTGACTTTGCAACACTATAAGTTGGGGGATAACGAATTCCTTTTCTTTCTAAACTCTGAGCCTGAATATGCCAATTTTGATGTCGCCAAATCGATAAATCTGTCTGCAGGGAATGAAGAGTCAACTTTTAAAATGAAGGATAAAGTGTCGGAAAGAGCCATCAATCTGCTGCCAAACGCATATGAATTCATTGTCGTAAACCCAGAAGTATTCGAGGATTTGAAGGCGGGCGTTAATGGATACACGTTAAATCTTCAATTAATCAATTTAGAAGATTGGAAAACAAGCAAAAATGGTGTTGAGCGATTACAAGAAAAATTGCGAACTGGTAATCAGGAGACGGCCCAAATGGATTACCCCGATCTGGAGTTTACTGCAGAGGAAGAATTGTTTCGAGTTGCCTCCAAAATGGGAGATTATCACCAGAATAAATCGACAAATGGAATGATGTTCTATGTTACAACATTTTTAAGCATCATGTTCTTTCTGGGAACCTTTGTCCTTCTTTATCTCAATCTTTTTTCCGAAGTGGATACTGAAAAAGAAAAGTACAGGAAATTATATAAGATAGGCATGACTTCAAGAGAAGTAAAGGCAAACGTAACAAGGGAATTACGGACAATCTTCTTCGTTCCAACGCTGCTGGGAACGACGCTGGCCTTCCTCTACATCGTTATTTTGTCCACGGATGTCGGAGGACTCATGAACAATCCAGATCTGCTGAACCACTTCATTATGATAGCCGGAATATACCTGGTCATACAGGTTGGATCATTCTTTTTTGCAAGGAAGAAGATGTTAATGCAGTTATTTCATTAAGAAAAACTTATCCGCTTTCCATAAAGGAAGGCGGTTAATTTTTCTACCATAATCGACAGCTTTATTTTATAATTTGAAAAAGGAGGTGAGAAAAATGTCAGAGGAAAGATTCGACCGTTTAGAAGGTATGATGTCTCAGTTGATTACAATGCTCGGCAATATGCATAAGGCAATTAATGGTATGCAAACTACATTGGATGGAATGCAAACGAGAATGGATGGTATGCAAACTACAATGGATGGTATGCAAACTACAATGGATGGTATGCAAACTACAATGGATGGTATGCAAACTGTTCAAATTGAACATGGCAAAAAGTTTGATGCCATTGATTTAAGATTGGACAATTTGGAAACAAAATTAGACAAAATGGAAACAAAGTTGGACAAAATGGAAACCAAAAATGATTTAAGGCACCATGAAGTGTTGAATCAAATCAAAAGATTAGAAAAAGACCAGGACTTCATCTGGGAAAAGGCAGTCCGAAATGAGTGAGAACTTGAGATTATGAAAAGAACTTTGGAATCGTAATCTGTCCTTCATTTGCTGCCAAGCTCACCTGTTTTCCGCAGGCTTGGCTAACTTAGTAGTTACCACCAGATGGCTCACCATCGAACTTCTCCAGCAACTCGATTATTCGTTTGTAGCTCAACTTGAATCTCCGAATTCTTATTCAGCTGATAAACCCATTTAAACAAGAAGACAAATGAAACCAGTATCAAGCGGCAAAATGTCAATTAAACTCTACAACAATCACACTCCAAAATAGCAATTTCTTTAACTGCACCCATCATTCTCTATTTTTGCGCATAGATACTCCAAAAATGGTACAATTATCATAATTATTAGGAAAATCACCAATTAAATAGAGGAAGGTGATTATATGCATTTTCTTCGTTACCAGTGGGAGCCTTACTTGTCGTATGGGCAGCTGTTTGAGTTTGAAAAGAACAAAGTTGTCTATCTTCAAGGGGAGGCGGGCAGAGGAATCTATTATTTGAAGCAGGGGGAAATTAAGATTACGCTGTTGTCGGACAAGGGTGATGAGCGCATTATTAATATGGTTCCTCCAGGGATGCTTTTTGGTGAGCATGGTGTTCATGGTGAGCCTTATTTAACGAGCGGAACGACAACTTGTTCATCAACAATCTACTATTTTTCAGATGATGTAATTGCCTCAATTTGTAAGGACCATCCTGAAGCGGCGGGGATTTATACCGACTCGTTAATCTATAAATTCAGGACTCTTGCTGAAATCATTGCTCATCTGGACAGTCCGGTAGAGCAGCAAATGGCATTTTATTTGCTTAAGCTTGTTCAGGAGAACGGGAACGCCTCGATGAACCAGACGGCCTTCTCTAAGTACATCGGCACGTCCCGAATCACCGTGAACAAGATTATTCAAAAATGGAAGCAAAAGGGGTACATAGAACTTCATAAGCGTGAAATTATTATCATTGATTTTGATAAAATCAGGGAGATTGCCAATAATCCACATGTGAATTAACCAACCAGGTTTCTTAGGAAATCTGGTTTTTTTATGAAGTATTTTCTGTTGTCAATCTCGATAATGCCAGCTTCCTGCCATTGTTTGAGCACTTTATAGACAGTGATTCTTGTGAGCCCGGTGCAGCAGGCAAGGTCTTGCTGAGATATAGGAATCTCGTAATTCTTGAATTCATCACAGATGTTGTGGAGTAATACGGCTAGCTTTTGTTCGGATGTAAGCGCATTCAAATTTATCCGATCTAAAAGAATTTTCATTTTGTGGATGACACTTTTCGAAAAAAGTTTGAAGAGTTCTGGGTTGGTGATCATCAGTTTTCGGAATTCGTCTGCCGAAAAGTGATAAACTACGGAGTCTTTTACTGCGATTGCGGTTGTGAAATGAGTTTTCTGGTCGAGTGACTGCACACCTAAGAGCTGGTTCGGGATGACAATGTTCAGCATATTTTCTTTTCCGGCTGCTGATTCTGTCACGATTCGTACAAGGCCCTTG is from Mesobacillus boroniphilus and encodes:
- a CDS encoding sensor histidine kinase — translated: MLNAFLKDRLLLILLYILNLTCILLFFYLSVPADTEFFYPLSIGLFLLLIFLLIDWLKFYPAYRAAAQQIRGHDVELQAHTEEQKVFKQLLEKAVSEQSQKYNNLKEQNMERLYFLSHWMHHLKTPVSVIELIINNEEKSQVLEKIQKENKRMHSSIEQGLTMIRMDSFENDFELKSVDVLATLRKLINGRKREWIYNSIFPTIDFEEENALIITDPKWNEILIEQIISNAIKYSSVKEGSKKLVFKVERVGEHIHLSVIDEGVGIPEYDLERVFQPFFTGENGRRHSDSTGIGLYLSKRIADQIGASIEIKSWIDKGTTVKIKWLAGKKP
- a CDS encoding ABC transporter ATP-binding protein — its product is MAILEANNIVKVYGSSSGEGSTTALDGVSLSVKEWEFVAIMGPSGSGKTTLLNILSGIDQPTSGGVSIAGQEISEMAGDELALFRRKQFGFVFQEFNLLDSLTVKENIMLPMVLEKKRVTEMEKKVQDLAKLFDIEIILGKYPYHISGGQQQRTAVSRALVNDPGIIFADEPTGNLDSKSSAVIMECFEKIVEELATTVLLVTHDVFAASYCHKVVFIKDGKIHSSIVKKGTKKEFLDRIMDHLAVLGGRTYDI
- a CDS encoding FtsX-like permease family protein is translated as MTFNQVVWKMAKVDYKKYIFYYLCNSFAVMFFFMFSTVYFNSRVEQGKKLESLQDALSIPGAALIIFTVFFISYAHNIFMKKRRSEFGLFLTLGMARRDLIKLLVLENGVIATLSILSGLLAGAVFSRLFFMLLMNLIDIKEVSFHFSAKMFFYTIGAFLAVFLLAVGKSLFQTLRSTVVLSMKSNRFAETLKMKSPLLGALGLLVMVGSLFILYFTYEDSSGAFLPLWTLAMFLGLYISLNQSASFLIHLTKKLPGFYYRRLLFLSSLDYKFKQMTSIVMLVTVMIMITIFYSTLLLTFYKASEKDAVNNNPYDVAFYQTDTKNTISLQELNDVLDVKEQITIPILNYYEKLEYVDGYQSYDFMSLEDFNTLTLQHYKLGDNEFLFFLNSEPEYANFDVAKSINLSAGNEESTFKMKDKVSERAINLLPNAYEFIVVNPEVFEDLKAGVNGYTLNLQLINLEDWKTSKNGVERLQEKLRTGNQETAQMDYPDLEFTAEEELFRVASKMGDYHQNKSTNGMMFYVTTFLSIMFFLGTFVLLYLNLFSEVDTEKEKYRKLYKIGMTSREVKANVTRELRTIFFVPTLLGTTLAFLYIVILSTDVGGLMNNPDLLNHFIMIAGIYLVIQVGSFFFARKKMLMQLFH
- a CDS encoding Crp/Fnr family transcriptional regulator yields the protein MHFLRYQWEPYLSYGQLFEFEKNKVVYLQGEAGRGIYYLKQGEIKITLLSDKGDERIINMVPPGMLFGEHGVHGEPYLTSGTTTCSSTIYYFSDDVIASICKDHPEAAGIYTDSLIYKFRTLAEIIAHLDSPVEQQMAFYLLKLVQENGNASMNQTAFSKYIGTSRITVNKIIQKWKQKGYIELHKREIIIIDFDKIREIANNPHVN
- a CDS encoding Crp/Fnr family transcriptional regulator gives rise to the protein MVTVYEEVFHWENYLKYGTRQFFKKKECIYKQGEMGEGFYYLHKGLVRIVTESAAGKENMLNIVIPNQLLGVQSLDQKTHFTTAIAVKDSVVYHFSADEFRKLMITNPELFKLFSKSVIHKMKILLDRINLNALTSEQKLAVLLHNICDEFKNYEIPISQQDLACCTGLTRITVYKVLKQWQEAGIIEIDNRKYFIKKPDFLRNLVG